From the genome of Streptomyces sp. NBC_01260, one region includes:
- a CDS encoding ABC transporter ATP-binding protein, giving the protein MPSGGRGANIPDPGTGRPTSVARRAAAACSLVARAAPGSLALYTLLTSAAGALPVVTAWLTKTVLDGLVSGAAASTLIRSGVGLAVAGVVIGTVPHAIQYQRTELERAVGLFAQDRLFTAVDGFLGLARFEDPAFLDRLRLAQQSGRNSPTRTVEGVLGIVRAGVTVVGFLGSLMVISPLMALLVVAAGLPGLLAELAMSRRRARMFWNLGPVERRELFYSELLSNVDAAKEVRLFGIGAFLRQRMLGERRAANSAKRATDRREARLQAGLGLLTALMSGGGMLWAVSAAHAGTLSVGGVTIFVAAVAGVQAALATLANEVAQGHQALLMFDHYLAVTTAGPDLPAPAAPRALPPLRTGIELRDLWFRYSDDHPWILRGVDLFVPHGTSLALVGLNGAGKSTLVKLLCRFYDPTRGSIRWNGVDLRDIDPAELRQRISAVFQDHMDYNMTAAENIGLGDLTAFDDRARIRAAAERAGIHTRLAALPYGYDTLLSRMFFMESERSDPTTGVVLSGGQRQRLALARAFLRDRRDLMILDEPSSGLDAAAESEIHSSLRRHRAGRTSLLISHRLGAVRDADLIVVLAEGRITEQGNHSELMAADGEYARLFALQASGYRADTPDKPTFAGGPS; this is encoded by the coding sequence ATGCCGTCCGGCGGCCGCGGCGCGAACATCCCGGACCCCGGTACGGGCCGGCCCACGTCCGTCGCACGGCGAGCCGCCGCCGCCTGCTCGCTCGTGGCGAGAGCGGCTCCCGGGTCGCTGGCGCTGTACACGCTGCTGACTTCGGCAGCCGGGGCGCTGCCCGTGGTGACGGCGTGGCTGACCAAAACGGTGCTGGACGGCCTGGTTTCGGGCGCTGCGGCCAGCACGCTGATCAGGTCCGGTGTGGGCCTTGCCGTGGCCGGTGTCGTCATCGGGACCGTGCCGCATGCGATCCAGTACCAGCGGACGGAGCTGGAACGCGCGGTCGGACTGTTCGCCCAGGACCGACTGTTCACCGCGGTGGACGGCTTCTTGGGGCTGGCCCGCTTCGAGGACCCGGCCTTTCTGGACCGGCTACGCCTCGCCCAGCAGTCCGGCCGTAACTCCCCGACCCGGACGGTCGAAGGGGTGCTGGGCATCGTTCGGGCAGGGGTCACCGTCGTCGGATTCCTGGGCTCGCTGATGGTGATCAGCCCGCTGATGGCCCTGCTGGTCGTGGCGGCCGGTTTGCCGGGACTCCTCGCGGAACTCGCCATGTCGCGCAGGCGAGCGCGCATGTTCTGGAACCTTGGGCCGGTCGAACGGCGGGAACTCTTCTACAGCGAGCTGCTCTCCAACGTGGACGCGGCCAAGGAGGTGCGCCTGTTCGGCATCGGCGCCTTCCTGCGGCAGCGGATGCTTGGCGAGCGGCGGGCGGCTAACTCCGCCAAGCGGGCCACCGACCGGCGCGAGGCCCGCCTACAGGCAGGTCTGGGACTGCTGACCGCCCTCATGTCGGGCGGTGGCATGCTGTGGGCGGTGAGTGCGGCGCACGCCGGGACTCTGTCGGTCGGCGGGGTGACCATCTTCGTGGCCGCGGTGGCCGGCGTGCAGGCGGCGCTGGCCACGCTCGCGAACGAGGTGGCCCAGGGCCACCAGGCGCTGCTGATGTTCGACCACTACCTGGCGGTGACCACCGCCGGACCCGACCTGCCCGCGCCCGCCGCGCCCCGCGCGCTGCCTCCGCTTAGGACCGGGATCGAACTGCGCGATCTGTGGTTCCGCTACTCCGACGACCATCCCTGGATCCTGAGGGGCGTCGACCTCTTCGTACCCCATGGGACGTCGCTGGCTCTGGTGGGACTGAACGGGGCGGGGAAGTCGACCTTGGTCAAGCTGCTGTGCCGGTTCTACGATCCCACCCGCGGCTCGATCCGCTGGAACGGCGTGGACCTGCGCGACATCGACCCTGCCGAACTGCGGCAACGGATCAGCGCGGTGTTCCAGGACCACATGGACTACAACATGACGGCCGCCGAGAACATAGGGCTGGGCGATCTGACAGCGTTCGACGACCGTGCGCGCATCCGCGCGGCCGCCGAACGGGCCGGCATCCACACCAGGCTTGCCGCGCTGCCGTACGGCTACGACACCCTGCTCTCGCGAATGTTCTTCATGGAATCCGAGAGGAGCGACCCGACCACCGGTGTGGTGCTCTCCGGCGGCCAGCGCCAGCGCCTCGCGCTGGCCCGCGCCTTCCTACGCGACCGACGCGACCTGATGATCCTCGACGAGCCCTCCTCCGGCCTGGACGCCGCTGCCGAGAGTGAGATCCACAGCTCCCTCAGGCGCCATCGGGCCGGGCGGACCAGTCTGCTCATCTCCCACCGACTCGGCGCTGTGCGCGACGCCGACCTCATCGTGGTTCTCGCGGAGGGAAGGATCACGGAACAGGGCAACCACTCCGAGCTGATGGCGGCCGACGGGGAGTACGCCCGCCTCTTCGCTCTCCAGGCGTCGGGATACCGGGCCGATACCCCGGACAAACCCACTTTCGCAGGAGGACCCTCATGA
- a CDS encoding MauE/DoxX family redox-associated membrane protein — MTPSGRSARSCGTCGCCPPRWSGRWHWESPSQSARSADLSAPFPAPAAAGFTIAVALLTVFTAGIALLLRRGVRAPCQCFGESAVPIGLRHVVRNVLLAVLAGVGLSTAFAAGPPQVGGAVVATLAGLLLGGLTVSLDDLVELFQPVNSSVPNRLRGVPAVRDESSR; from the coding sequence GTGACGCCTTCCGGACGTTCGGCGCGTTCCTGCGGGACCTGCGGCTGCTGCCCACCCCGCTGGTCCGGCCGGTGGCACTGGGAATCGCCGTCGCAGAGTGCGCGGTCTGCGGACCTCTCCGCGCCCTTCCCGGCCCCTGCGGCGGCCGGCTTCACCATCGCGGTGGCCCTGCTGACCGTGTTCACCGCCGGGATCGCCCTGCTGCTCCGCCGAGGGGTGCGGGCACCCTGCCAGTGTTTCGGCGAGTCTGCGGTCCCGATCGGGCTGCGGCACGTCGTACGCAACGTGCTGCTCGCCGTGCTCGCGGGCGTCGGCCTGTCCACGGCCTTCGCCGCGGGTCCTCCGCAGGTCGGCGGAGCGGTCGTGGCAACGCTGGCTGGCCTGCTTCTGGGTGGGTTGACCGTCTCGCTCGACGACCTGGTCGAACTCTTCCAACCCGTCAACAGCTCAGTCCCGAATCGGCTTCGGGGCGTTCCCGCGGTCCGGGACGAGTCGAGTCGATAG
- a CDS encoding S26 family signal peptidase, producing the protein MKRGLERRCSAADRFGEPRAPRARRALVLGAVVLWCGAPALAAVSACAWALLCGVAALAFSLGLVATALLARSMVAVTVRGASMEPLYRDGDRVLVRRRRNPGVGEVVVVEQPMPDGSWSPASPRACAPTTVPPSHGTWVIKRVVAVPGDPVPRDLVPSLARVPETRVPAGRLVVLGDNPQASADSRQAGYFPGDRVFGVALRLRARYGASPAVPGK; encoded by the coding sequence ATGAAGCGAGGTCTCGAGAGGAGATGCTCCGCAGCGGACCGATTCGGCGAACCACGCGCACCGCGGGCCCGACGGGCACTGGTGCTCGGTGCGGTGGTGCTCTGGTGCGGCGCCCCCGCCCTGGCTGCCGTCAGCGCCTGCGCCTGGGCATTGCTGTGCGGCGTCGCCGCGCTCGCGTTCAGCCTCGGCCTCGTCGCCACCGCGCTGCTGGCGCGCAGCATGGTCGCGGTGACCGTGCGCGGCGCGAGCATGGAGCCGCTCTACCGGGACGGCGACAGGGTGCTCGTCCGCCGCAGACGCAATCCCGGGGTGGGGGAGGTGGTCGTCGTCGAGCAGCCGATGCCCGACGGCTCATGGTCTCCCGCGTCGCCACGCGCCTGCGCGCCCACGACGGTGCCGCCGTCCCATGGCACGTGGGTGATCAAGCGTGTCGTCGCAGTGCCGGGCGACCCGGTACCGCGAGACCTGGTCCCCTCGCTCGCGCGGGTGCCGGAAACACGCGTGCCAGCAGGAAGGCTCGTCGTCCTGGGCGACAACCCCCAAGCCAGCGCCGACTCCCGGCAGGCCGGTTACTTCCCGGGCGACCGCGTATTCGGCGTGGCGCTGCGCCTCCGGGCACGGTACGGCGCGAGTCCCGCCGTACCGGGGAAATGA
- a CDS encoding winged helix-turn-helix domain-containing protein: MLRIHFTSKDLARVALGYNSSLPVSEAVMSLQALRHRSGPRFSAWRHAVGKQLPARASLLGSLVPASGWAPDFLTPGPDHASPTTGAFDAIRATPQRRLTAELRRLSHHHPLPAWAQLLADGDRATLDVVTDTLAAYYDVAVTPFVDRMRAVLDADRAWRVHTLTSLGVGAVLAGLHPQVRWEEPVLELPGPSGQGQIDFHLEGRGLLLSAHIFCGSRPRALLNEVGTPVLVYAPVWNLQSDSVVATPPDTRPRSSTALATLLGRTRAAVLEALASPAGHTTKRLAQTLAISPATASEHVTALRDAGLVTSLRQANTMRHTTTALRTKLISTATGSGGIQLP; the protein is encoded by the coding sequence ATGCTGCGAATCCACTTCACTTCGAAAGATCTGGCGCGGGTGGCGCTCGGCTACAACAGCTCGCTGCCGGTGAGTGAGGCCGTGATGAGTCTGCAAGCGCTCCGTCATCGTTCGGGCCCGCGGTTCTCCGCGTGGCGGCACGCTGTCGGAAAGCAGCTGCCCGCACGGGCGTCACTGCTCGGTTCCCTGGTACCGGCCTCCGGCTGGGCTCCGGACTTCCTGACCCCGGGCCCCGACCACGCATCCCCCACCACAGGGGCGTTCGACGCGATACGAGCCACGCCGCAAAGGCGTCTCACGGCCGAACTGCGCCGCCTGTCGCACCACCACCCTCTGCCCGCCTGGGCACAGCTGCTGGCCGACGGGGACCGCGCCACGCTGGACGTGGTGACCGACACTCTGGCCGCCTACTACGACGTCGCGGTAACCCCGTTCGTCGACCGCATGCGGGCCGTACTGGACGCGGACCGTGCCTGGCGGGTGCACACCCTGACAAGCCTCGGCGTCGGCGCGGTACTGGCCGGCCTGCACCCACAAGTACGCTGGGAAGAACCCGTGCTGGAGCTACCCGGCCCATCCGGACAGGGCCAGATCGACTTCCACCTGGAGGGGCGAGGACTCCTCCTGTCCGCCCACATCTTCTGCGGCTCCCGCCCCCGGGCACTGCTCAACGAGGTCGGCACCCCCGTTCTTGTGTACGCGCCCGTCTGGAATCTCCAGAGCGACAGCGTCGTCGCCACACCACCGGATACCCGGCCACGCTCATCGACAGCCCTGGCGACACTGCTCGGCCGCACCCGCGCGGCCGTCCTGGAGGCCCTGGCATCCCCTGCCGGCCACACCACCAAACGACTCGCCCAGACTCTCGCCATCTCACCCGCCACAGCCTCGGAACACGTCACCGCACTGCGAGACGCCGGCCTCGTCACCAGCCTCCGGCAAGCCAACACAATGCGACACACCACAACCGCCTTAAGAACCAAACTCATCTCGACCGCGACCGGCAGCGGGGGAATCCAACTACCCTGA